In a single window of the Halomicroarcula saliterrae genome:
- a CDS encoding type II/IV secretion system ATPase subunit yields MSDHETPDPGDSVRNPLGRIQDWLSRTATVLSGTAVPESNYDPGRHGTLTQFDGLDGYEELDRYWLNAPFAFASINRDPETDEKRYRVVEPTLAEFESELLDRLYEDIRGPLIYREAVDADPETALREELRDRLEEYGVVIEAETFYRLFYYLYRSFQGYGLIDPLMYDPDIEDISCDGSDLPIFVYHDAYTDIETNIVYDEAELNNFVIQLAQRSGRHVSISDPVVSTTLPDGSRIELALGEEVTPRGSAFTIRKYADEPFTPIDLLEFGTFSLEMLAYLWLAIESNKSLLFAGGTAAGKTTSMNALAMFIPPRSKVLTIEDTRELSLYHDNWLSSVTRERLDDSDITMYDLLRSALRHRPEYIIVGEVRGEEAITLFQAMNTGHTTFSTMHADSVQTVINRLENEPINVPRPMVQSLDILCVQVLARSGDERVRRAKTLAEIEGIDQRTGELDYSTTYAWQATGDRFQERNSELLDEIREGRGWSQSRLLTEINDRERFLTYLREQGVNDYRRFTAMVNKYYADKEQVMARIGSAETV; encoded by the coding sequence ATGTCTGACCACGAGACCCCCGACCCCGGTGACAGCGTCCGGAACCCGCTGGGTCGGATACAGGACTGGCTCTCCCGGACGGCGACGGTCCTGTCGGGGACCGCGGTCCCGGAGTCCAACTACGACCCCGGTCGCCACGGGACACTCACGCAGTTCGACGGCCTCGACGGGTACGAGGAGCTAGACCGGTACTGGCTCAACGCCCCCTTCGCCTTCGCCTCTATCAACCGCGACCCCGAGACCGACGAGAAGCGCTATCGAGTCGTCGAGCCCACCCTCGCGGAGTTCGAGTCCGAACTGCTCGACCGGCTCTACGAGGATATCCGCGGTCCTCTCATCTACCGGGAGGCGGTCGATGCCGACCCGGAGACGGCTCTGCGGGAGGAACTGCGCGACCGGCTGGAGGAGTACGGCGTGGTCATCGAGGCCGAGACGTTTTACCGGCTGTTCTACTATCTCTACCGCTCGTTTCAGGGGTACGGGCTCATCGACCCCCTGATGTACGACCCGGATATCGAGGACATCTCCTGTGACGGGTCTGACCTCCCCATCTTCGTCTATCACGACGCCTACACCGACATCGAGACGAACATCGTCTACGACGAGGCGGAGCTGAACAACTTCGTCATCCAGCTCGCCCAGCGGTCGGGTCGGCACGTCTCTATCTCGGACCCCGTCGTCTCGACGACGTTGCCCGACGGGTCGCGGATCGAACTGGCGCTGGGCGAGGAGGTCACCCCCCGCGGCTCGGCCTTCACTATCCGGAAGTACGCCGACGAACCGTTCACTCCGATAGATCTCCTCGAGTTTGGCACCTTCTCCCTGGAGATGCTCGCCTACCTCTGGCTGGCCATCGAGTCCAACAAGTCCCTCCTCTTCGCTGGCGGGACGGCGGCCGGCAAGACCACGTCGATGAACGCCTTGGCGATGTTCATCCCGCCGCGCTCGAAAGTCCTGACCATCGAGGACACCCGCGAGCTGTCGCTGTACCACGACAACTGGCTCTCCTCGGTGACCCGGGAACGGCTCGACGACTCGGACATCACGATGTACGACCTGCTTCGGTCGGCGCTGCGGCACCGACCGGAGTACATCATCGTCGGCGAGGTCCGCGGCGAGGAGGCCATCACGCTGTTCCAGGCGATGAACACCGGTCACACGACGTTCTCGACGATGCACGCGGACTCGGTCCAGACGGTCATCAACCGGCTGGAGAACGAGCCCATCAACGTCCCCAGACCGATGGTTCAGAGCCTCGACATCCTCTGTGTGCAGGTGCTCGCTCGCTCGGGCGACGAGCGGGTCCGGCGCGCGAAGACGCTGGCCGAAATCGAAGGCATCGACCAGCGCACCGGCGAGCTCGACTACTCCACGACCTACGCCTGGCAGGCCACGGGCGACCGGTTCCAGGAGCGAAACAGCGAACTGCTCGACGAAATCCGCGAGGGACGGGGGTGGAGCCAGTCCCGGCTACTCACCGAAATCAACGACCGCGAGCGCTTCCTGACGTACCTCCGCGAGCAGGGGGTCAACGACTACCGGCGCTTTACCGCGATGGTCAACAAGTACTACGCGGACAAGGAGCAGGTGATGGCCCGAATCGGCTCCGCCGAGACGGTGTAA
- a CDS encoding type II secretion system F family protein yields MALNPLGLAPLVLVVGVLALAFLASASDAVDRRLTRIARRLFGRYVTPSAERERQLEAAYIGQSYRAYAARTYLFTGLGAVGGAVAGAYAVGGFLLLVPTIVDLMLGLPRTMVNALGIRGFELVLSSTQTLAILVASGVVFGGITAGLTYVMRWERPRNRAAVRRRNIDAGMARTIAFMYALSRGGMSFPDVMAVLADNEEIYGENAREFGVAVREMDLFGRDMITGIKRMNARTPSERFKTFSENLSSVLQSGQSLSSFLHNQYERHQEEAAERQEDLLESLATIAEAYVTIFVAGVLFLITILLVFGLTTTDTLAFLQLLGYLAIPLANLGFMVYLTQKLSALGIGDTGTTTALDRAKTATLGRPADATSPTGMADGGTVREADPNWARLRFHDRLESVKAMARSPARALVWHPSRVLYLSVPVALLLFAVRVPEAFQTSSVNIRLLDDLMVQSLLVVLGSFAVVRTIYSRRVSKIESATPELLERLASLNEAGMTIVESLRRVRGSDVGVLSPEVDRIWADISMGANVDDALVRFGRRIRTTSISRVVTLLTNAMHASGQLGSVLRIAATQARADHRLRNRRRQQMLTYLVVIYISFFVFLVIIVAVQEVLVPALPSSVPTPDSTNRLAVNVDQFARLGQVDKAAYTMVFFHTALIQAVLTGFIGGQLGEGSLKDGAKHAAVLLGIAYVAFVLLSSPVASMTVQDASVSDGQLTVDSTSMSSGGFVVVHAQDADGEVIGVSSYLEAGSHSDVKITLDKQPPDGQPLVLVAHQDTNDNRQLDYDFERPGDTDRPYAAAGQSEFTSIEVTLREEE; encoded by the coding sequence ATGGCGCTGAACCCGCTGGGACTGGCGCCGCTGGTCCTCGTCGTCGGCGTGCTGGCGCTGGCCTTTCTGGCGTCGGCCAGCGACGCGGTCGACCGCCGGCTCACGCGAATCGCCCGGCGGCTGTTCGGCCGATACGTCACGCCCTCGGCCGAGCGCGAGCGCCAGCTAGAGGCCGCCTACATCGGCCAGTCGTACCGGGCGTACGCCGCCCGGACGTACCTCTTTACCGGGCTTGGCGCGGTCGGGGGCGCCGTCGCCGGCGCCTACGCTGTCGGCGGGTTCCTGCTGCTGGTCCCCACCATCGTCGACCTCATGCTGGGGCTGCCCCGGACGATGGTCAACGCCCTCGGAATCAGGGGGTTCGAGCTCGTCCTCTCCAGCACCCAGACGCTGGCTATCCTCGTCGCGAGCGGTGTCGTCTTCGGCGGCATCACCGCCGGACTCACCTACGTAATGCGCTGGGAGCGGCCGAGAAACAGGGCCGCTGTCCGCCGGCGCAACATCGACGCGGGGATGGCCCGGACCATCGCGTTCATGTACGCGCTCTCCCGGGGCGGGATGTCGTTTCCCGACGTGATGGCGGTTCTGGCGGACAACGAGGAGATATACGGGGAGAACGCGCGGGAGTTCGGCGTCGCCGTCCGGGAGATGGACCTGTTCGGTCGCGACATGATAACGGGCATCAAGCGGATGAACGCGCGGACCCCCAGCGAACGGTTCAAGACCTTCTCGGAGAACCTCTCCAGTGTCCTGCAGAGCGGCCAGTCGCTCTCGTCGTTTCTCCACAACCAGTACGAGCGCCACCAGGAGGAGGCCGCCGAGCGCCAGGAGGACTTACTGGAGTCGCTGGCGACGATTGCCGAGGCCTACGTCACCATCTTCGTCGCCGGCGTCCTCTTTCTCATCACCATCCTGCTGGTGTTCGGGCTGACCACGACGGACACGCTCGCCTTTCTCCAGTTACTCGGCTATCTGGCCATTCCGCTGGCGAACCTCGGGTTCATGGTGTACCTGACCCAGAAGCTGTCCGCGCTGGGCATCGGTGACACCGGGACGACGACAGCGCTCGACCGGGCGAAGACGGCCACGCTCGGGCGGCCCGCGGACGCCACCTCCCCGACCGGGATGGCCGACGGCGGCACCGTTCGGGAGGCGGACCCCAACTGGGCGCGGCTCCGGTTCCACGACAGGCTGGAGTCGGTGAAGGCGATGGCCCGGTCGCCGGCACGGGCGCTCGTCTGGCACCCGTCCCGGGTGCTCTACCTCTCGGTCCCCGTCGCGCTCCTGCTGTTTGCCGTCCGGGTCCCCGAGGCCTTCCAGACGAGCTCGGTCAACATCCGGCTGCTCGATGACCTTATGGTCCAGTCGCTGCTGGTGGTGCTCGGCTCGTTTGCGGTCGTCCGGACGATTTACAGCCGGCGGGTCAGCAAGATCGAATCGGCGACGCCCGAACTGCTCGAACGGCTCGCGAGCCTCAACGAGGCCGGCATGACCATCGTCGAGAGCCTCCGGCGGGTCCGCGGCAGCGACGTCGGCGTGCTCTCCCCGGAGGTCGACCGCATCTGGGCCGACATCAGCATGGGAGCGAACGTCGACGACGCGCTGGTACGCTTTGGCCGCCGCATCCGCACCACGTCGATCTCGCGGGTGGTGACGCTGCTGACGAACGCGATGCACGCCTCGGGCCAGCTGGGGTCGGTGCTGCGAATCGCGGCCACGCAGGCCCGTGCCGACCACCGGCTCCGCAACCGGCGGCGCCAACAGATGCTGACGTATCTGGTCGTCATCTACATCTCCTTTTTCGTCTTTCTGGTTATCATCGTGGCCGTCCAGGAGGTGCTGGTCCCGGCGCTGCCCTCCTCCGTGCCGACGCCCGATTCCACGAACCGGCTCGCGGTCAACGTCGACCAGTTCGCCCGGCTCGGACAGGTGGACAAGGCCGCGTACACGATGGTGTTCTTCCACACGGCGCTCATTCAGGCCGTCCTGACCGGCTTTATCGGCGGCCAGCTCGGCGAGGGGAGCCTGAAAGACGGGGCGAAACACGCCGCCGTCCTGCTGGGCATCGCGTACGTCGCGTTCGTCCTGCTGTCTTCGCCGGTGGCCTCGATGACCGTCCAGGACGCGAGCGTCTCGGACGGTCAGCTGACCGTCGACTCGACCTCGATGTCCAGTGGCGGGTTCGTCGTCGTCCACGCACAGGACGCGGACGGCGAGGTCATCGGCGTCTCCTCGTACCTCGAAGCGGGCTCACATTCGGACGTGAAGATCACACTCGACAAACAACCGCCGGACGGTCAGCCGCTGGTCCTCGTCGCCCATCAGGACACCAACGACAACCGACAGCTGGACTACGACTTCGAGCGGCCCGGCGACACCGACCGTCCGTACGCGGCCGCCGGCCAGAGCGAGTTCACGTCTATCGAGGTCACGCTACGGGAAGAAGAGTAG
- a CDS encoding MBL fold metallo-hydrolase — MTIRHDDITAEWLGYATLRLASDDTVVYLDPGRYGVLTGEWAPDSPDIGHPPAREYAPRDGDIVCVTHVHHYDPDAIRRVASEDATVVAFDGINVHATDRDLDRLADLDYEVRTVSMEDECLVDDVPIWTMPAYNREDGPNVDANGDPIHPKGIGCGFLLSLADTRVFWPGDTDVLAGHAELDVSLFVPSIASSYTMDRHDAADLAEALDPDLVLPIHYNTFEALEADSGAFAEDVAKRGVPVVLDEQ; from the coding sequence ATGACCATCCGTCACGACGATATCACCGCCGAGTGGCTCGGTTACGCGACGCTCCGACTGGCGAGCGACGACACCGTCGTCTATCTCGACCCCGGCCGCTACGGCGTGCTCACCGGGGAGTGGGCGCCCGACTCACCGGATATCGGCCATCCGCCGGCACGGGAGTACGCGCCCCGGGACGGCGATATCGTCTGCGTGACACACGTCCACCACTACGACCCGGACGCAATCCGACGGGTCGCGAGCGAGGACGCCACCGTCGTCGCGTTCGATGGTATCAACGTCCACGCCACCGACCGCGACCTGGACCGGCTCGCCGACCTCGACTACGAGGTCCGGACGGTGTCGATGGAAGACGAGTGTCTCGTCGACGACGTGCCCATCTGGACGATGCCGGCGTACAACCGCGAAGACGGGCCGAACGTGGACGCCAACGGGGACCCGATACACCCGAAAGGCATCGGCTGTGGCTTCCTCCTCTCGCTCGCCGACACCCGGGTGTTCTGGCCCGGCGACACCGACGTACTGGCGGGCCACGCCGAGCTCGACGTCTCGCTCTTTGTCCCCTCCATCGCGAGCAGCTACACGATGGACCGCCACGACGCCGCCGACCTCGCCGAGGCGCTCGACCCGGACCTGGTGCTCCCGATTCACTACAACACGTTCGAGGCGCTCGAAGCCGATTCGGGTGCGTTCGCAGAGGACGTGGCGAAACGGGGCGTGCCGGTCGTGCTTGACGAGCAGTAG
- a CDS encoding Lrp/AsnC family transcriptional regulator, which yields MTDQLDDLDREILHILQVDARRRTDTDIGKELNVSGTTVANRLDALEEGGIIRGYHPEIDYEMAGYPLVVLFICTAPIADRERHAQRSLDVRGVVNVKQLLSGEQNLHIQAVAESTTRIEEISEQLDAEDLRIVRSDILSYESVQPWNHFARMEDTDIDSDT from the coding sequence ATGACCGACCAGCTCGACGACCTCGACCGAGAGATTCTCCACATCCTCCAGGTGGACGCGCGCCGGCGCACCGACACGGATATCGGCAAGGAGTTGAACGTCTCCGGCACGACCGTCGCGAATCGTCTCGACGCCCTCGAAGAGGGCGGCATCATCCGCGGCTACCACCCGGAAATCGACTACGAGATGGCGGGCTACCCGCTCGTCGTGCTGTTCATCTGTACGGCGCCGATAGCCGACCGGGAGCGCCACGCGCAACGCTCGCTCGACGTGCGCGGCGTCGTCAACGTCAAGCAACTGCTCTCGGGCGAACAGAACCTCCACATCCAGGCCGTCGCGGAGAGCACGACCCGAATCGAGGAGATATCCGAGCAGCTCGACGCCGAGGACCTCCGTATCGTTCGGAGTGACATCCTTTCCTACGAGTCGGTCCAGCCCTGGAACCACTTCGCCCGGATGGAGGACACGGACATCGACTCCGATACGTAG
- a CDS encoding DUF7344 domain-containing protein, translating into MSVADTRTLSELFELLSHPRRRYVLHLLQDSNGVVSVQTLAKRIAMWEDTDSRTRPSVVAVESVRVSLHHTHLPKLADSGTLTYDTAQGRIEPNGQSVSDLLIDSELRTERHSVQSAGR; encoded by the coding sequence ATGTCAGTCGCCGATACCAGAACCCTTTCGGAGCTCTTCGAACTGCTCAGCCACCCGCGGCGCCGGTACGTACTCCACCTGCTTCAGGACAGCAACGGAGTTGTCAGCGTGCAAACACTGGCGAAGCGAATCGCGATGTGGGAGGATACCGACTCCAGGACCCGACCGAGCGTCGTCGCGGTCGAGTCCGTCAGGGTGTCGCTCCACCACACTCACCTCCCGAAACTCGCCGACTCGGGGACGCTCACTTACGACACGGCACAGGGGCGCATCGAACCGAACGGACAGAGCGTCTCGGATCTCCTCATCGACAGCGAACTGCGGACGGAACGGCACTCTGTGCAGTCGGCCGGTCGGTAA
- a CDS encoding DNA topoisomerase IV subunit A gives MSSETKTQEEVAREKLIDLASEFYDQFAEGDVPTMSIPTRTKSNIEYDEEKSVWVYGDRKSTRSAKTVSGAEKLLKATYAIDFLAQQLEEDRSSTLRELYYLSESWDLEEAQFNSQDESNDLIEDLEIVSDVTREDFHMRPEESGATIMGPLKLREQTRRGEREIHCQKDVGEGGYQIPNNPDTIEFLENDADFVLCVETGGMRDRLVENGFDEEYNVIVVHLKGQPARATRRITKRLHDELDLPVVVFTDGDPWSYRIYGSVAYGSIKSAHLSEYLATPEAQFVGIRPADIVEYDLPTDPLADSDINALESELEDPRFQTEFWREQIELQLDIGKKAEQQALASRGLDFVTDTYLPERLTEMGVI, from the coding sequence ATGAGTTCAGAGACAAAGACACAGGAAGAGGTGGCACGCGAGAAGCTCATCGACCTCGCGTCGGAGTTCTACGACCAGTTCGCCGAGGGGGACGTGCCGACGATGTCGATTCCCACCCGGACGAAATCCAACATCGAGTACGACGAGGAGAAATCGGTGTGGGTGTACGGCGACCGGAAATCCACCCGGTCGGCCAAGACCGTCTCGGGGGCCGAGAAGCTGCTGAAAGCGACCTACGCCATCGACTTCCTCGCACAGCAACTGGAGGAGGACCGCTCGTCGACCCTGCGTGAACTGTACTACCTCTCGGAGTCGTGGGACCTCGAAGAGGCGCAGTTCAACAGTCAGGACGAGTCCAACGACCTCATCGAGGACCTCGAAATCGTCTCGGACGTGACCCGCGAGGACTTCCACATGCGCCCGGAGGAGTCCGGTGCGACCATCATGGGCCCGCTGAAACTGCGCGAACAGACCCGCCGGGGCGAACGCGAGATTCACTGTCAGAAAGACGTCGGCGAGGGTGGCTACCAGATTCCCAACAACCCCGACACCATCGAGTTCCTGGAGAACGACGCCGACTTCGTGCTGTGCGTGGAGACCGGCGGGATGCGGGACCGGCTCGTCGAGAACGGGTTCGACGAGGAGTACAACGTCATCGTCGTCCACCTGAAGGGCCAGCCGGCCCGGGCGACCCGGCGCATCACCAAGCGGCTCCACGACGAACTCGACCTCCCCGTAGTGGTCTTCACTGACGGTGACCCGTGGTCGTACCGAATCTACGGTTCGGTGGCCTACGGCTCCATCAAGTCCGCACACCTCTCGGAGTATCTGGCGACGCCCGAAGCCCAGTTCGTCGGCATCCGCCCCGCCGATATCGTGGAGTACGACCTCCCGACGGACCCGCTCGCCGACTCCGACATCAACGCCCTGGAGTCCGAGCTGGAGGACCCCCGCTTCCAGACGGAGTTCTGGAGAGAGCAGATAGAGCTGCAACTCGACATCGGGAAGAAGGCCGAACAGCAGGCGCTCGCCTCGCGCGGGCTGGACTTCGTGACGGACACGTATCTTCCTGAGCGACTGACCGAGATGGGCGTCATCTGA
- a CDS encoding DNA topoisomerase VI subunit B, translating to MTSFQSQLGDGEGIAEELAQSQRAISIAEFFEKNKHMLGFDSGARALVTAVKEAVDNALDACEEAGILPDIYVEIQEAGDYYRLIVEDNGPGITKEQLPKIFGKLLYGSRFHAREQNRGQQGIGISAAVLYSQLTSGKPAKITSRPKGQADAQYFELIVDTDTNEPEISVDESTSWERPHGTRIELEMEANMRARSSLQDYIQDTAVVNPHARIEFKEPGMETSLKFERAEGADLPAETEEIRPHPHGVELGTLLKMLDATDSYSISGFMQGEFTRVGAKTADSVIANFNDRHFGRGMAWSPPANHEEADVEAAVEDAVVNKGATATAEFAAAVSDAIEERGRVAHHDIVAIVESAAEDAKADHDTTFGSTVRANAVEAAWAAVTAERSSDLYELVDAATTVRKDDAAVEGLASRLAEKFTAPADAEGDDERRHRLTREGFREYVDRAADMTEDQDDVTFGETARENIVDELWGVAGGVPDDPPTVSEVADDRDTASEFLTAMRETDIIAPPTDCLAPITSELVESGLRKEYDADFYAASTRDAAVHGGDPFIVEAGIAYGGDLPAEGGVEVRRFANRVPLVYQRGACATTDVVKSINWRNYNLDQPGGSGIPNGPAVIMVHVASTNVPFTSESKDAIANVPEMEDEIELAIREAARELKSYLNKRRSMQQRREKQDKLATILPEMAEKLTEVTGSDELNIDDSIARIMNNVLVEREVEGDTVKLVVENNDDTNAELDVTDIVSVEPRKTNGAQVLEMDGEWFVKWSPTVPAGERAVLEYSVDDEAEFTVSVDGIEAEKLTVDA from the coding sequence ATGACCTCGTTTCAGTCGCAACTCGGCGACGGGGAGGGCATCGCCGAGGAGCTGGCCCAGTCCCAGCGGGCCATCTCCATCGCCGAGTTCTTCGAGAAGAACAAGCACATGCTCGGCTTCGACTCGGGGGCCCGGGCGCTGGTCACGGCCGTCAAGGAGGCGGTCGACAACGCGCTCGACGCCTGTGAGGAAGCGGGTATCCTGCCCGACATCTACGTCGAGATACAGGAGGCCGGTGACTACTACCGCCTCATCGTCGAGGACAACGGGCCCGGTATCACGAAAGAACAGCTCCCGAAGATCTTCGGGAAGCTCCTCTATGGCTCCCGGTTCCACGCCCGCGAGCAGAACCGCGGCCAGCAGGGTATCGGTATCTCCGCCGCGGTGCTTTACTCCCAGCTCACCTCGGGCAAGCCCGCGAAGATAACCTCCCGGCCCAAGGGACAGGCCGACGCGCAGTACTTCGAGCTCATCGTCGACACCGATACGAACGAGCCCGAGATCAGCGTCGACGAGTCCACCTCCTGGGAACGCCCCCACGGCACCCGCATCGAGCTGGAGATGGAGGCCAACATGCGGGCCCGGTCGAGCCTGCAGGACTACATTCAGGACACCGCTGTCGTCAACCCCCACGCCCGCATCGAGTTCAAGGAGCCGGGCATGGAGACGTCGCTGAAGTTCGAGCGCGCCGAGGGCGCGGACCTCCCGGCCGAGACAGAGGAGATTCGCCCGCATCCCCACGGCGTCGAACTGGGGACGCTGCTGAAGATGCTGGACGCCACCGACTCCTACTCCATCTCCGGGTTCATGCAGGGCGAGTTCACCCGCGTCGGCGCCAAGACCGCCGACAGCGTCATCGCCAACTTCAACGACCGCCACTTCGGCCGCGGGATGGCCTGGTCGCCCCCGGCGAACCACGAGGAGGCGGACGTCGAGGCAGCCGTCGAAGACGCGGTCGTCAACAAGGGCGCGACCGCCACCGCCGAGTTCGCCGCGGCCGTCTCCGACGCCATCGAGGAGCGTGGCCGGGTCGCCCACCACGACATCGTCGCCATCGTCGAGTCGGCGGCCGAGGACGCCAAAGCGGACCACGACACCACGTTCGGCTCGACGGTCAGGGCGAACGCGGTCGAGGCGGCCTGGGCCGCCGTGACCGCCGAGCGGTCGAGCGACCTCTACGAACTCGTCGACGCCGCGACGACGGTCCGGAAGGACGACGCGGCCGTCGAGGGACTCGCCTCCCGCCTCGCCGAGAAGTTCACAGCGCCGGCCGACGCCGAGGGCGACGACGAGCGCCGCCACCGGCTGACACGCGAGGGGTTCCGCGAGTACGTCGACCGCGCCGCGGACATGACCGAAGACCAGGACGACGTGACCTTCGGCGAGACGGCGAGAGAGAACATCGTCGACGAGCTGTGGGGCGTCGCCGGCGGCGTCCCCGACGACCCGCCCACGGTCAGCGAGGTCGCGGACGACCGCGACACGGCGAGTGAGTTCCTGACCGCGATGCGCGAGACGGACATCATCGCGCCGCCGACGGACTGTCTGGCACCCATCACCTCGGAGCTCGTCGAGTCCGGCCTCCGCAAGGAGTACGACGCCGACTTCTATGCCGCCTCCACCCGGGACGCGGCGGTCCACGGCGGCGACCCGTTCATCGTCGAAGCCGGTATCGCCTACGGCGGGGACCTCCCGGCCGAGGGCGGCGTCGAGGTGCGCCGCTTCGCCAACCGCGTTCCGCTGGTGTACCAGCGGGGTGCCTGTGCCACGACGGACGTGGTCAAGTCCATCAACTGGCGCAACTACAACCTGGACCAGCCCGGCGGGTCGGGCATCCCGAACGGGCCGGCGGTCATCATGGTCCACGTCGCCTCCACGAACGTCCCCTTCACCAGCGAATCGAAAGACGCCATCGCGAACGTCCCCGAGATGGAAGACGAGATAGAGCTCGCCATCCGGGAGGCCGCCCGCGAGCTCAAGAGCTACCTCAACAAGCGGCGCTCGATGCAACAGCGCCGGGAGAAACAGGACAAGCTGGCGACTATCCTCCCCGAGATGGCCGAGAAGCTCACCGAAGTGACGGGGAGCGACGAGCTGAACATCGACGACTCCATCGCCCGCATCATGAACAACGTCCTGGTCGAGCGGGAGGTCGAGGGCGACACGGTGAAACTCGTCGTCGAGAACAACGACGACACCAACGCCGAACTGGACGTGACCGACATCGTCAGCGTCGAGCCCCGGAAGACCAACGGCGCACAGGTCCTGGAGATGGACGGCGAGTGGTTCGTGAAGTGGTCGCCGACCGTCCCGGCCGGCGAGCGAGCGGTACTGGAGTACAGCGTGGACGACGAGGCCGAGTTCACCGTCTCGGTCGACGGCATCGAAGCGGAGAAACTGACGGTGGACGCCTGA